One stretch of Toxoplasma gondii ME49 chromosome XI, whole genome shotgun sequence DNA includes these proteins:
- the SRS53A gene encoding SAG-related sequence SRS53A (encoded by transcript TGME49_315370~Gene product name based on ToxoDB Community Expert Annotation.~Signal peptide predicted by SignalP 2.0 HMM (probability 0.999) with cleavage site probability 0.857 at residue 19), with protein sequence MASTLFFIVAVLMSSTVLANTGDAEAQVSKNSCTTSAASSGISVEVDKSTKKVSFTCGAGINEVQPSNEQSGITQCYTKEVLTEPKDLVSLFGDGSQVTVTPSNGESSDGDKTVTLKLGKLPQTTQTIYFGCTGKSATTGEGQETLAVAAKDEEQKCVVTVTVPADPDANICP encoded by the exons ATGGCGAGTACTCTGTTTTTCATAGTTGCTGTGCTCATGTCCAGCACAGTGTTGGCAAACACTGGGGACGCAGAGGCACAAGTGTCCAAAAATTCCTGCACCACATCCGCCGCCTCATCAGGAATATCTGTTGAAGTTGACAAGTCAACCAAAAAGGTCTCATTTACCTGCGGCGCTGGCATCAACGAGGTGCAGCCGTCAAACGAACAGTCCGGGATCACTCAGTGTTACACGAAAGAAGTTCTGACGGAACCCAAGGACTTGGTGAGTCTTTTCGGCGATGGTTCCCAAGTCACCGTCACGCCATCAAACGGAGAATCCAGTGACGGCGACAAAACAGTCACGCTGAAACTCGGCAAGCTCCCTCAGACAACACAGACCATCTACTTCGGTTGCACTGGCAAGTCGGCGACAACGGGGGAGGGGCAGGAAACCCTCGCTGTGGCTGCaaaggacgaagaacagaaatGTGTCGTCACTGTAACCGTTCCCGCCGACCCAGACGCAAACA TATGCCCATGA
- the SRS53B gene encoding SAG-related sequence SRS53B (encoded by transcript TGME49_315380~Gene product name based on ToxoDB Community Expert Annotation.~Signal peptide predicted by SignalP 2.0 HMM (probability 0.999) with cleavage site probability 0.972 at residue 31~Predicted trans-membrane domain (TMHMM2.0):12-30): protein MATERSVLSHRRMASALLVVVCVLAFTAVLGDQTVTETPENICSAQTETTGISVSVDPKTKKVSFVCDKGMNKVLPSAEDNRVTKCYTKKELEGDVDLVRLFGEGTTAVITSTAEASQNSELTLTVGTLPMKTNIIYFYCTTSAEDSDSVTESRPSDTTPGLESAHGGSLVPPPAAAAVSGVRNTSKDSSVTPRGTVGLVGGVRRLMVVDDKQDKALSRSTTLENGETVTPTQPKAKCLVTVTVPADPDAQTCTLAKQNMNLEITEKSKSAAFQCDTDISTLSPDVGSKLIFDERCQKEVNLTEVIASAKVQTTDTGYAFSVEELPDTAQVFCYKCSTATANTEANAPNENACFVKIKVSAANKDSAASASATTGSVSALSIGIVTSFFVAATVL, encoded by the exons ATGGCGACCGAAAGGAGTGTTCTGTCACACCGGAGGATGGCGAGTGCTTTGCTTGTGGTGGTCTGCGTACTCGCGTTCACTGCGGTGCTGGGGGATCAGACAGTCACTGAAACACCTGAAAACATCTGCAGTGCGCAAACGGAGACGACAGGCATATCGGTTTCAGTTGACCCGAAAACCAAAAAGGTCTCATTTGTCTGCGATAAAGGCATGAACAAAGTGTTGCCTTCGGCTGAAGATAACCGTGTCACTAAATGCTACACCAAGAAGGAACTCGAGGGAGATGTGGACTTGGTACGGTTGTTCGGCGAAGGTACCACAGCCGTAATCACATCAACCGCAGAAGCCTCCCAAAATTCAGAACTCACACTGACAGTGGGAACGCTCCCCATGAAAACGAATATCATCTACTTCTATTGCACCACCTCAGCTGAGGATTCGGATTCTGTGACAGAGTCCAGGCCAAGCGACACGACGCCTGGACTTGAATCTGCTCATGGTGGCTCTCTTGTCCCTCCCCcagcggcagcagctgtGAGTGGAGTCAGGAATACCAGCAAGGATTCGTCAGTTACGCCGAGAGGCACTGTCGGATTAGTCGGAGGAGTGCGCCGGCTGATGGTGGTGGACGACAAACAGGATAAGGCCTTGAGTCGGTCAACTACCCTAGAGAATGGTGAAACTGTAACCCCAACCCAACCGAAAGCCAAATGCCTTGTCACCGTCACAGTCCCCGCTGATCCCGATGCTCAGA CATGCACTCTTGCGAAACAGAACATGAATCTGGAGATCACCGAAAAATCCAAGAGCGCTGCGTTCCAGTGCGACACAGATATCTCAACTCTGAGTCCAGATGTTGGTTCAAAATTGATTTTTGATGAAAGGTGTCAGAAGGAGGTGAACCTGACAGAAGTTATTGCATCTGCAAAGGTCCAGACCACGGACACTGGATACGCCTTCAGTGTTGAGGAATTGCCTGACACTGCACAAGTATTCTGCTACAAGTGCTCCACTGCCACTGCCAACACGGAAGCGAACGCCCCCAATGAAAATGCATGCTTTGTCAAGATAAAGGTTTCAGCCGCTAATAAGGACAGTGCTGCTTCGGCTTCCGCCACAACAGGGTCAGTGTCGGCTCTCTCGATTGGAATAGTCACTTCATTCTTTGTCGCTGCGACTGTTCTATAG
- the SRS53C gene encoding SAG-related sequence SRS53C (encoded by transcript TGME49_315390~Gene product name based on ToxoDB Community Expert Annotation.~Signal peptide predicted by SignalP 2.0 HMM (probability 0.999) with cleavage site probability 0.883 at residue 19): MIGALVLFVAVLMSGSALGSHEGAQNPPANICKGAAASESAGIAVEVNADSKKASFVCDSEAKNLSPPEKLGKVTQCHKNNALNNMVTLAELFGDGSEATVTSVADSAQGSAVTLTLASLPETAQTIYFGCTDETESSESPPAARVKQSTDGAGKKCTVTVIVPADPAANTCTLKKKFMDLKITSETKTVSFQCDTGIPMLSPAADTQIFDDKCEEQVTLSDVIPSAKMARRGSRYSFSVEELPETEVTLCYKCSTSAPAGSDRKEVSENNANACVVKIKVSTANLDSAASTTGVAASLLGLVFRLGVSVFFVQLFF, encoded by the exons ATGATAGGGGCTCTGGTTTTGTTTGTCGCTGTCCTCATGTCCGGGTCTGCCCTGGGAAGCCATGAAGGAGCTCAAAACCCGCCTGCCAATATTTGCAAAGGAGCAGCAGCATCGGAATCAGCAGGCATAGCTGTTGAAGTCAACGCGGATAGCAAGAAGGCGTCGTTTGTGTGCGATTCTGAGGCGAAGAACTTGTCGCCGCCAGAAAAACTCGGCAAGGTCACACAGTGCCACAAGAACAACGCACTCAACAACATGGTGACTCTTGCGGAGCTTTTCGGTGATGGGTCAGAAGCCACTGTTACATCTGTCGCCGATTCCGCTCAAGGGTCTGCAGTCACGCTGACGCTGGCAAGTCTCCCTGAGACTGCGCAGACCATCTACTTCGGCTGCACCGACGAAACGGAATCGTCTGAGTCGCCGCCAGCTGCGCGCGTCAAACAATCTACAGACGGGGCAGGAAAAAAGTGCACTGTCACAGTCATAGTACCCGCAGATCCGGCTGCGAACA CATGCACACTTAAGAAGAAATTCATGGATCTGAAGATCACCAGCGAAACCAAGACGGTGTCGTTTCAGTGCGACACGGGCATTCCCATGTTGAGCCCAGCAGCGGACACACAGATATTCGATGACAAGTGCGAGGAGCAAGTTACCCTGTCAGATGTGATTCCATCTGCCAAAATGGCGAGGAGGGGCTCGCGCTACTCATTCAGTGTAGAGGAGCTGCCTGAAACAGAAGTCACACTCTGCTACAAGTGCTCGACGTCTGCTCCTGCAGGATCTGACAGGAAAGAAGTGTCTGAAAACAACGCAAACGCGTGCGTTGTCAAGATCAAAGTTTCGACCGCTAATCTCGACAGTGCTGCCTCGACTACCGGCGTAGCAGCCTCGCTGCTGGGTCTCGTTTTCAGGCTAGGTGTTTCCGTGTTCTTCGTTCAGTTGTTCTTTTGA
- the SRS53D gene encoding SAG-related sequence SRS53D (encoded by transcript TGME49_315400~Gene product name based on ToxoDB Community Expert Annotation.~Predicted trans-membrane domain (TMHMM2.0):469-492), producing the protein MRQKTVNVQLSWACRGHLAKNPLAPPITNPPCCLPRHGSAPRSLSRPQPSRPLDKTTWTTTCVSNEMNDLPSTLEFLTRTNPMLHFSLADKKTCGLQPLKNSAGARLFCHFDTTESPSVQLNHYSERGSPQVRCNEYSFRIPAVGCPASLSPRKVVTMAGAQVIFSEVRMTGALFLVVVGLMSTAALGNNGQGDEASKYTCTTPGAQTGISVTVDTTTKKVMFICDAENRNVLPSTTTTKLTKFYNDKDMPEEMELDKVFGEGSEATIMTENGDSTSKTTVVLTLGELPEKSTTIYFGCTSTATSAGAVARLGRADRVSETPVTPNPLDGKCIVTVTVPADPAANTCTLTKGNMNLEISSTSKSVSFQCDTDIAVLNPETVPVMVYDESCKEEVKLSDKLPTAKLESTKPESGHTFRVEHLPENAQSFCYKCSASAPEQKNGVAQSQKDSCTVKINVAAASLESAASTSAAAGSVVALIFALALTSFFLLFSF; encoded by the exons ATGAGGCAAAAGACAGTTAATGTGCAATTGTCCTGGGCATGCCGGGGTCACCTAGCCAAGAACCCGTTAGCGCCCCCCATCACCAACCCTCCATGCTGTCTGCCTCGACACGGGAGCGCCCCCCGGAGTTTGTCCCGTCCGCAGCCGTCCCGTCCGTTGGACAAAACGACGTGGACGACGACTTGTGTCTCAAACGAAATGAATGATCTGCCCAGTACGCTGGAGTTTCTGACAAGAACAAACCCGATGCTGCACTTCTCTTTAGCAGACAAAAAAACCTGCGGTCTACAACCTCTGAAAAACTCAGCAGGTGCTCGGCTCTTCTGCCATTTTGATACGACAGAGTCGCCTTCGGTTCAACTCAACCATTACAGCGAGCGCGGATCTCCACAAGTCCGTTGCAACGAATATTCCTTTCGAATACCTGCTGTAGGTTGTCccgcgtctctttctcccagAAAAGTGGTGACGATGGCGGGAGCTCAAGTTATTTTTTCGGAGGTGAGAATGACAGGGGCTCTGTTTTTGGTTGTGGTCGGGCTCATGTCCACTGCAGCTCTGGGGAATAACGGACAGGGCGACGAAGCGTCTAAATACACATGTACAACACCTGGCGCTCAAACTGGCATATCTGTCACAGTTGACACAACAACCAAGAAAGTCATGTTCATATGCGATGCGGAGAACCGCAATGTGCTACCGTCAACCACCACCACAAAGCTCACCAAGTTCTACAACGACAAAGATATGCCAGAAGAGATGGAGTTGGACAAGGTTTTCGGCGAAGGCTCGGAAGCCACTATCATGACTGAAAATGGAGACTCCACGTCAAAAACGACGGTCGTTCTGACGCTGGGAGAACTGCCTGAAAAGTCGACGACAATATATTTCGGTTGCACCAGCACTGCTACGTCCGCCGGTGCAGTGGCTCGTCTTGGAAGAGCCGACAGAGTGTCTGAAACGCCCGTCACGCCAAACCCCCTCGATGGCAAATGTATCGTCACAGTGACAGTTCCTGCCGACCCAGCTGCCAACA CATGCACTCTTACAAAGGGAAACATGAACCTCGAAATCAGCAGCACATCCAAGAGCGTCTCCTTCCAGTGCGACACAGACATTGCCGTATTGAATCCAGAAACTGTTCCAGTTATGGTATACGATGAATCGTGTAAGGAGGAAGTGAAGCTCTCGGACAAGCTGCCAACAGCCAAGCTCGAGTCGACGAAGCCGGAGTCTGGCCACACGTTCAGGGTAGAGCATCTGCCGGAGAATGCACAGAGTTTCTGCTACAAGTGCTCCGCTTCGGCTCCTGAGCAGAAGAATGGAGTGGCACAAAGTCAGAAGGATTCATGCACTGTCAAGATAAACGTTGCAGCGGCTAGTCTCGAGAGCGCTGCATCGACATCCGCCGCAGCGGGGTCAGTGGTGGCGCTCATTTTTGCTTTAGCACTGACCTCattctttcttttgttttccttttaA